In one window of Vanrija pseudolonga chromosome 5, complete sequence DNA:
- the SPBC460.04c_8 gene encoding Putative alpha-ketoglutarate-dependent sulfonate dioxygenase, producing MAPVAVATTPTATPVDVIKAGVGALNLGVEAADLSVYGQFNNTPATGTEFRVAPTKGDTRPALTIKEVLADDAKLKALGRLVSERGVVFFREAEITPDEQKVLVDKLGKFGGKPADSTLHIHPLTLPGSQHGDEISVISNQFVFDGKFKLDEKTPLKRVRGAQQWHSDITFENVPSDYASLVIRTLPQVGGDTLWASAYEAYDRLSAPTQKYLEGLTAVHKGQVFLDLASKLKVEVREHRGSPQNIGQDLETIHPVVRTNPVTGWKGLFVNRGFTKRIVELSPSESDAILEFLFDHVAANHDIQVRFRWEENSLAIWDNRSSFHAATQDVDGVTREGTRSVSIGERPYFDPASKSRRADLGARALA from the exons ATGGCCCCTGTTGCTGTCGCTACCACCCCCACGGCCACCCCCGTCGACGTCAtcaaggccggcgtcggcgcgctcaacctcggcgtcgaggccgccgacctgAGCGTGTACGGCCAGTTCAACAACACGCCCGCTACCGGCACCGAGttccgcgtcgcgccgaccaAGGGCGACACCCGCCCAGCCCTCACCATCAAGgaggtgctcgccgacgacgccaagctcaaggcgctcggccgcctcgtgtcggagcgcggcgtcgtcttcttccgcgaggccgagatcacgcccgacgagcaaaaggtcctcgtcgacaagctcggcaagTTTGGCGGCAAGCCCGCCGACTCGACCCTCCACATCCACCCCCTTACCCTGCCTGGATcgcagcacggcgacgagatcTCGGTCATCTCCAACCAGTTTGTGTTTGACGGCAagttcaagctcgacgagaagacgCCCCTCAAGCGCGTGCGTGGGGCGCAGCAGTGG CACTCGGACATCACCTTCGAGAACGTGCCGTCCGACTACGCGTCGCTCGTTATCCGCACCCTCCcccaggtcggcggcgacacgctcTGGGCGTCAGCCTACGAGGCGTACGACCGCCTGTCTGCCCCGACGCAGAAGTACCTCGAGGGCCTGACTGCCGTGCACAAGGGGCAGGTgttcctcgacctcgcgtccaagctcaaggtcgaggtgcgcgagcaccgcggcTCGCCGCAGAACATCGGGCAGGACCTCGAGACTATCCACCCCGTGGTGCGCACCAACCCCGTCACGGGATGGAAGGGGCTGTTCGTCAACCGCGGCTTCACAAAGCGCATCGTCGAGCTCTcgccgtccgagtcggacgccaTCCTCGAGTTCCTGTTTGACCACGTCGCGGCCAACCACGACATCCAGGTCCGCTTCCGCTGGGAGGAGAACTCGCTCGCCATCTGGGACAACCGCTCGTCGTtccacgccgccacgcaggacgtcgacggcgtcacgCGCGAGGGCACCCGCTCCGTGTCGATTGGCGAGCGCCCCTACTTTGACCCCGCGAGCAAGAGCCGCCgtgccgacctcggtgcGAGGGCTCTTGCGTGA